The following coding sequences lie in one Heliangelus exortis chromosome 8, bHelExo1.hap1, whole genome shotgun sequence genomic window:
- the HPDL gene encoding 4-hydroxyphenylpyruvate dioxygenase-like protein, with product MAASLSRPCFISLHMPYRQGWAQDLVNTFRFQPVAVRETPRVRQLALRRGAAIFLVNERLAPGPTSTSSCDFLYDVDPQPTLGTASNVCFEVDDVPGLCKQLQSQGCSLPVPPTEVRDNGGSVIYGVASSIVGNISHTLLDRSRYRGPFLPGFQPIQGAPSAAGDGIDINHFDHITYVCQRGSARAALDWYQRCFGFHRFLLNPQERPAEGYVLGGQGVGMLLMALQSAQGAPAHGCKLVLAESLSEDGANQVDTFLEQHGGPGIQHVGLHTTDIVSTTKALQQWGAQFFTPPATYYSHGGKAEEIQSAGQDPHKLSELGILLDTMIPRDKGRPRTNVTETPSQEYLMQIFTHPIFSEETFFLELIDRRGALGFGEGNIRALWKAVQVYMAQQQQQ from the coding sequence ATGGCAGCCTCACTGAGCCGCCCCTGCTTCATCTCCCTCCACATGCCCTacaggcagggctgggcccAGGACTTGGTCAACACCTTTCGCTTCCAGCCGGTGGCCGTGCGGGAGACGCCCCGTGTCCGGCAGTTGGCCTTGCGCCGGGGAGCCGCCATCTTCCTCGTCAACGAGCGCCTGGCACCAGGgcccaccagcacctcctcctgCGATTTCCTCTACGACGTGGACCCCCAGCCTACCCTGGGCACGGCCTCCAATGTTTGCTTCGAGGTGGATGACGTGCCAGGGCTTtgcaagcagctgcagagccagggatgcTCCCTGCCAGTGCCCCCCACAGAGGTGAGGGATAATGGTGGCTCCGTCATCTATGGGGTGGCAAGCTCCATCGTGGGCAACATCAGCCATACTCTTCTGGACCGATCCCGTTACCGGGGACCATTTCTTCCTGGTTTCCAGCCCATCCAAGGAGCCCCCTCAGCTGCAGGGGATGGGATAGATATCAATCACTTTGACCACATCACATATGTCTGCCAGCGGGGCAGTGCCCGGGCAGCTCTGGACTGGTACCAGCGCTGCTTTGGCTTCCACCGTTTCCTGCTGAACCCACAGGAGAGGCCAGCTGAGGGGTACGTGCTTGGTGGACAAGGGGTGGGCATGCTGCTTATGGCACTGCAGAGTGCCCAGGGTGCCCCAGCACACGGCTGCAAGCTTGTCCTTGCTGAGTCCCTCTCAGAGGATGGTGCCAACCAAGTCGACACTTTCCTAGAGCAGCACGGGGGGCCTGGGATCCAGCATGTCGGCCTCCACACCACTGATATTGTCTCCACAACTAAAGCTTTGCAGCAGTGGGGTGCACAGTTCTTCACACCCCCCGCCACCTATTACAGCCACGGGGGCAAAGCAGAGGAGATCCAGAGTGCTGGGCAGGACCCCCACAAGCTGTCAGAGCTGGGCATCCTGCTGGACACCATGATACCCAGGGACAAGGGCCGGCCACGCACCAATGTCACAGAGACCCCTTCCCAGGAATATCTGATGCAGATCTTCACCCATCCCATCTTCTCTGAGGAGACCTTCTTCCTGGAGCTCATTGACCGTCGGGGAGCGCTAGGCTTTGGGGAAGGCAATATAAGGGCACTGTGGAAAGCTGTGCAGGTCTATatggcccagcagcagcagcagtag
- the LOC139799015 gene encoding selenoprotein Pb-like, producing MGLLLVALALWLGLTSASEGVTNSSQLCQEAPAWSVNGSSPMEEVLGQVTVVALLKASUHFCLLQARSLGGLQERLARHGIVDIRYMIVNEKAPLSRAMFGELERHAPPGVSVFQPEPEDPDVWQVLGGDKDDFLIYDRCGRLAFHIQLPYSFLHFPYVESAIRFTHSKDFCGNCSLYPNATEEANSTMEVPVSPSPLPEQEGKESETPIHQHNSLHPHHHHDVSSDRATDLSGDHKPAAHAQHHHGEHGQSHPKGQKQKEGNEH from the exons atggggctgctgctggtggcccTGGCCCTCTGGCTGGGGCTGACCTCAGCCTCTGAGGGGGTGACCaacagcagccagctctgccaggaggcACCGGCCTGGAGTGTCAATGGCTCGAGCCCCATGGAGGAGGTGTTAGGGCAGGTGACCGTGGTAGCCCTGCTGAAGGCCAGCTGACatttctgcctgctgcaggcCCGCAG cctcgggggcCTGCAGGAGAGGCTGGCCCGTCATGGCATTGTTGACATTCGCTACATGATTGTCAATGAGAAGGCACCACTCTCCCGTGCCATGTTTGGGGAGCTGGAGCGCCATGCCCCCCCAGGTGTCTCCGTCTTCCAGCCAGAGCCTGAGGATCCCGATGTCTGGCAGGTCCTGGGGGGTGACAAGGATGACTTCCTCATCTATGACAG GTGTGGCCGCCTGGCTTTCCACATCCAGCTGCCCTACAGCTTCCTCCACTTCCCCTATGTGGAGTCGGCCATCCGCTTCACCCACAGCAAAGACTTCTGTGGCAACTGCTCCCTCTACCCCAACGCCACTGAGGAG gctaaCAGTACCATGGAGGTCCCTGTAAGCCCAAGCCCACTTCCAGAACAAGAGGGGAAGGAGTCAGAGACCCCCATCCACCAGCACAACTCCCTCCATCCTCACCACCACCATGATGTCAGCAGCGACAGAGCCACAGACCTGAGTGGGGACCACAAACCTGCTGCCCATGCTCAACACCACCATGGAGAGCACGGCCAGTCTCATCCCAAggggcagaagcagaaggaaggaaatgagCACTAA